DNA sequence from the Brevundimonas sp. NIBR10 genome:
CGGAACCTGACCGTCAGCTCCAAATTCGGCGGCACGGGCGAAGCGACGCTCTCGATCCGCTGGCGGCGCTCAACGCGGCCGCCGAGGGAGCCGCCTGCGAACCGTGCGACGCCCTAATCTGTGTCGTCGCCCTCGAAGGGATCGACCCAGGGAATAGCATTGAACGCGGCAATCCAGGTCTCGAACGATTCCGCGACCTGACGTGTCTCCCCGGTGTCGTGATCCCAAAGCCAGATAGCCGTCTGGCCGCTTCGTACGCCGAACAGATTTCCGCTGCAGTCAGTCGCAAAGGCCGCGAGCATCGGATCCATCCCGAGCTCACGCCAGTCGAGGGTGACAGAGATCATTTCCTCCGGCGTCAGAAAGTCGCTGACATCTGCCATGTCCCGATCGCCTTCGACGATGCTGTGTAAGAGGGCGACAGTTAAGCCGGGACAGCCCTTCTTGGTGAGAGACTGAACCAGGTCATCAGGCAGGTTGACGCCCAACTTCGTCTCGACATCAACACGCCAATCACCGACCACCCGCTGAGGCGGATAGTCGGGATGGGTCCATTTGGCGATGAAGTCGGCGAAGACGTCTTCGCTCATAGAACCTCCAGCACCCTCTCCACCGGCCTCCCGATCCGGACACCCTTGCCCGTCTCCACGATCGGCCGCTCGACCAGTACCGGCTCGGCGATCATCGCCGCTACGATCGCGGCATCATCCGCCCCGGACGCCAGCAGCGCCCTGGCCCCCTCCTCCTTGGTCCGCAACAGGCCGCGCAC
Encoded proteins:
- a CDS encoding SMI1/KNR4 family protein; protein product: MSEDVFADFIAKWTHPDYPPQRVVGDWRVDVETKLGVNLPDDLVQSLTKKGCPGLTVALLHSIVEGDRDMADVSDFLTPEEMISVTLDWRELGMDPMLAAFATDCSGNLFGVRSGQTAIWLWDHDTGETRQVAESFETWIAAFNAIPWVDPFEGDDTD